One genomic window of Ilyobacter polytropus DSM 2926 includes the following:
- the speD gene encoding adenosylmethionine decarboxylase, whose translation MKLETLGRHILIEYYNCDEEVLKSPELIEKHMNEAARIANATIVNSVFHHFNPYGVSGAVIISESHLAIHTWPEYGYASVDVFTCGDKINPWTAFDYLEKMFGASRSESIEVPRGMTEKIKKFHPNGEDLGKIVFKPDAE comes from the coding sequence ATGAAATTAGAAACTTTAGGGAGACACATTCTGATAGAGTATTACAACTGTGACGAAGAAGTATTGAAGAGCCCTGAACTTATTGAAAAACACATGAATGAAGCGGCTAGAATTGCAAATGCAACGATAGTGAATTCCGTATTTCATCATTTCAACCCTTACGGAGTTTCAGGAGCTGTAATAATATCTGAATCACACTTGGCAATTCATACATGGCCAGAGTATGGTTACGCATCGGTTGATGTATTCACATGTGGGGACAAGATCAATCCTTGGACAGCCTTTGATTACTTAGAAAAAATGTTTGGGGCTAGCAGAAGTGAGTCTATCGAGGTACCTAGAGGTATGACTGAAAAAATAAAAAAATTTCACCCCAATGGAGAAGATCTGGGTAAAATAGTATTCAAACCAGATGCTGAATAA
- a CDS encoding flavodoxin family protein, whose product MKILGIVGSKRKNGNTSTLVMSALESAKGDGIETEVIFLGDYSIKGCTGCEGCRDTYKCVINDDMQKIYPLLMESDAIILGSPTYFYNVTADVKVFIDRCYCFEVMSKEDRSVWMGINEVLGGRYASVIAVCEQHSPEDMGYTGEAMAKPLEALGYRVIDIVKVLGLFERGKAKENKTAIKQSQNAGKRLFKTLQLNKDIREKLLDFKLSK is encoded by the coding sequence ATGAAAATTTTAGGTATAGTGGGAAGCAAGAGAAAAAATGGTAATACCTCGACCCTTGTGATGAGTGCTTTAGAAAGTGCGAAGGGAGATGGAATAGAAACTGAAGTAATATTTTTAGGAGATTATTCTATAAAAGGCTGCACAGGCTGCGAAGGATGCAGAGACACTTATAAATGTGTAATAAATGACGACATGCAGAAGATATATCCACTATTAATGGAATCAGACGCAATAATTTTGGGATCACCGACATATTTTTATAATGTTACCGCTGACGTAAAGGTTTTTATTGACAGATGTTATTGTTTTGAAGTTATGTCAAAAGAAGACCGTTCTGTATGGATGGGAATAAATGAAGTTTTAGGAGGTCGTTATGCTTCTGTGATAGCAGTATGCGAACAACATTCACCAGAAGATATGGGGTACACAGGTGAGGCAATGGCAAAACCACTAGAAGCTCTAGGTTACAGGGTTATAGACATAGTAAAGGTGCTTGGACTATTTGAGAGAGGGAAGGCAAAAGAAAATAAAACTGCAATAAAGCAGTCACAAAATGCAGGAAAAAGACTTTTTAAAACATTGCAACTGAATAAAGATATACGGGAAAAGTTGCTGGACTTTAAACTTTCAAAATAA
- a CDS encoding iron-containing alcohol dehydrogenase has translation MGKQLMSPISLIGSGALKEAGEELKKLGLKKGFIVISKALFENGLLKNLTDIFEHNLLDYTVYSIENINPDLDIIEDGIKNFSGSNCDFIISFGGRDTGKCAKGIAMGLKCYEENNSINCYINAEIPFAAVVINSWINDDNSIYQYHKHKVKLNKTVNPFMVVIDSELIRNLPADAMASVGIDSLTYSVEALVSTGATLISDTFAYEAIKILKKNLEEFIKGKNSKEIREQLTYANYLANMAFNNIAVVPGQVERTSGFHTPAFDMEAIDTKMKDIAEILGIESKDEKMSIEVMEEIKRLSNMIKVDPGSRKDESIIMY, from the coding sequence ATGGGAAAACAGCTTATGTCACCAATAAGTCTTATTGGTTCAGGAGCACTTAAGGAAGCAGGTGAAGAGCTTAAAAAACTAGGACTTAAAAAAGGTTTCATAGTTATATCAAAAGCTCTTTTTGAAAATGGATTGTTAAAAAATTTAACTGATATATTTGAGCATAATTTGTTGGATTATACAGTGTATTCCATAGAAAACATAAATCCAGATTTGGATATAATAGAGGACGGAATAAAAAATTTTTCAGGAAGTAATTGCGACTTTATAATTTCCTTTGGAGGCAGAGATACTGGAAAATGTGCCAAGGGGATAGCCATGGGTCTGAAATGTTATGAAGAGAATAACTCCATAAACTGCTATATAAATGCCGAGATACCTTTTGCAGCGGTGGTTATAAATTCATGGATAAATGATGACAACAGCATATATCAGTATCACAAACACAAGGTAAAGCTCAACAAAACTGTAAACCCTTTTATGGTGGTGATAGATTCTGAACTAATTAGAAATCTACCTGCTGATGCAATGGCATCGGTAGGGATAGACTCTCTTACTTATTCGGTGGAAGCACTTGTATCTACAGGTGCCACTCTTATCAGTGATACCTTTGCTTATGAAGCTATTAAAATTTTGAAGAAAAATTTAGAGGAGTTTATTAAAGGAAAAAATTCTAAAGAAATAAGAGAACAGCTAACTTATGCAAATTATCTTGCTAATATGGCATTTAATAATATTGCTGTAGTTCCAGGTCAGGTAGAAAGGACAAGTGGTTTTCACACTCCTGCCTTTGATATGGAGGCAATAGACACAAAAATGAAAGATATAGCTGAGATTTTGGGAATAGAGTCGAAGGATGAAAAGATGAGTATAGAGGTCATGGAGGAGATAAAAAGACTTTCTAACATGATAAAAGTGGATCCTGGTTCGAGAAAAGATGAAAGCATAATAATGTATTAA
- a CDS encoding polysaccharide deacetylase family protein: MNILMALSQLEVTGAEVYAATLSDRLIKKGHKVFIVSDTFTKETDGEYHKLEFNKRSLGKRISQIKFLVDFIKKNDIQVAHAHSRASSWSTSIACSMTGIPLITTIHGRQPVHLSRKIFKAFGDYSFAVCENIRDHLIKDLGVKEDKIEILRNGIDINSYVETPLPENEKKIISIIGRLSGPKGEVTYKLLEKALDPDLYQIRIIGGKNIPDKFKKFTDKVDFLGYVNNIPEFIKESDLVIGAGRVAVEAILSGRPVLAIGEAKSIGLITKDNIAEALSSNFGDIGVKLEESFNWDKMLEDIRAAFELNDNELHEIRHKVKKEFDLKKIVRNLEIAYQRQIVLKKKYEMPILMYHRVIKEDSEKGVHGTYVTVEQFDEHMSILKNMGYETVVFDDLIKNKFKQRFDKNKKLIMITFDDGYEDNYKYAFPILKKYGFKAVVYLVSHLDYNKWDVENINNPEKKYKLMTKDHLLEMQRYGIEFGGHTKTHAKLSRIEPEEARDEIFESKETLENFLDNRLISFAYPYGDLNDRVKQMAEEAGYKFAVSTDSGSVCFSDDLFQIRRIGIFPTINSFGFKRKIKGNYNFIKIKREQKNER, encoded by the coding sequence ATGAATATATTGATGGCTTTATCTCAGCTCGAAGTTACAGGAGCAGAGGTTTACGCCGCTACTTTAAGTGACAGGCTTATAAAGAAGGGGCACAAAGTTTTCATTGTATCTGATACTTTTACCAAAGAAACCGATGGAGAATACCACAAATTAGAATTTAATAAACGTAGTCTTGGAAAACGAATATCACAAATTAAATTTTTAGTTGATTTCATCAAAAAAAACGATATTCAAGTGGCCCATGCCCACTCTAGGGCATCTTCATGGAGCACATCTATAGCGTGTTCTATGACAGGGATACCTCTTATTACAACCATTCACGGAAGACAGCCTGTACATCTTAGCAGAAAGATTTTTAAGGCTTTTGGAGATTATTCTTTTGCTGTATGCGAAAACATAAGAGACCACTTAATAAAAGATTTAGGAGTAAAAGAAGATAAAATAGAAATCCTGAGAAATGGTATTGATATAAACTCATATGTTGAGACTCCTCTCCCTGAAAACGAGAAAAAAATAATCTCTATTATAGGTAGACTTTCAGGACCTAAGGGTGAAGTTACATATAAATTATTGGAAAAGGCACTAGATCCTGACCTCTATCAAATACGAATAATCGGTGGGAAAAATATCCCTGATAAATTTAAAAAATTTACAGATAAGGTGGATTTTTTGGGATATGTGAATAACATCCCTGAATTCATAAAGGAATCTGACCTTGTGATAGGAGCAGGAAGAGTCGCTGTAGAGGCTATTCTTTCTGGAAGACCTGTATTAGCAATAGGTGAGGCAAAATCCATAGGATTAATAACTAAAGACAATATTGCAGAGGCTCTCAGCTCAAACTTCGGAGATATAGGAGTTAAGCTAGAAGAAAGTTTCAACTGGGACAAGATGCTAGAAGATATAAGAGCAGCTTTTGAATTAAATGACAACGAGCTTCATGAAATTAGGCATAAAGTAAAAAAAGAATTCGATCTGAAAAAAATAGTTAGAAATCTTGAGATAGCCTATCAGAGGCAGATTGTTCTAAAGAAAAAATATGAAATGCCAATTCTTATGTACCACAGAGTAATAAAAGAAGACAGTGAAAAAGGGGTTCACGGAACCTATGTAACAGTTGAGCAATTTGATGAACATATGAGTATTTTAAAAAATATGGGCTACGAAACTGTTGTATTTGATGACCTAATTAAAAATAAATTTAAACAAAGATTTGATAAAAATAAAAAACTTATTATGATAACTTTTGATGACGGATATGAGGATAACTACAAATACGCTTTTCCTATTCTAAAAAAATACGGGTTTAAAGCTGTCGTATATCTTGTTTCACACCTTGATTATAATAAATGGGATGTGGAAAATATCAACAACCCTGAGAAAAAATACAAGTTAATGACAAAAGATCATCTATTAGAGATGCAAAGATACGGTATTGAGTTTGGTGGGCATACAAAAACCCATGCAAAACTTTCACGTATTGAGCCTGAAGAGGCGAGAGACGAGATTTTTGAATCAAAAGAAACTCTTGAGAATTTTTTGGATAACAGACTTATATCCTTTGCATACCCTTACGGAGATCTGAACGACAGGGTAAAACAGATGGCAGAAGAGGCAGGATACAAATTTGCAGTTTCTACTGATTCTGGAAGTGTTTGCTTTTCTGATGACCTTTTTCAGATTAGAAGAATAGGAATATTTCCCACAATAAATTCTTTTGGTTTCAAAAGAAAAATCAAAGGAAATTATAATTTTATTAAGATCAAAAGAGAGCAAAAGAACGAGAGATGA
- a CDS encoding aldose 1-epimerase family protein produces MITSLKNENITIQVKSLGGELTSLKKNGSEYEYIWTGDSKYWSGQSPVLFPIIGSLSGGTTEIQGKTYSMGNHGFARREEFQLIEQKDNRLVYSLKYNEKTLAMYPYKFELQIIYTLENSSVKISYRVINLDEKTIYFQLGTHPGFNCPMKNELYFSDYFLEFDQVETAKRYYCDANNLLIENREELSIKNSKRMNLNHEIFYEGAHFLRDIKSKDITLKTEKDSKFIKVSRENFPYLGIWQPKDAPFLCIEPWHGLAEPASFSEDFSKKELIISLEKCQEHSASLTFTV; encoded by the coding sequence ATGATAACATCACTCAAAAATGAGAATATTACCATCCAGGTAAAATCCCTCGGTGGAGAATTGACAAGTCTAAAGAAAAATGGCTCTGAATATGAATACATCTGGACTGGAGATTCGAAATATTGGTCAGGTCAATCACCGGTGCTTTTCCCTATAATAGGTTCTCTATCTGGAGGAACCACTGAAATCCAAGGCAAGACTTACTCTATGGGAAACCACGGATTCGCCCGTAGGGAAGAATTTCAGTTAATAGAACAAAAAGATAACCGGTTGGTCTACTCTTTAAAATATAATGAAAAAACTCTGGCTATGTATCCCTATAAATTTGAGCTGCAGATTATATATACCCTTGAAAATTCAAGTGTAAAAATCTCTTACAGGGTAATTAACCTAGATGAAAAGACAATATATTTTCAGCTAGGAACTCACCCAGGTTTCAACTGTCCAATGAAAAACGAACTCTATTTTTCAGATTATTTCCTAGAATTTGATCAAGTAGAAACAGCAAAAAGGTATTACTGTGACGCAAACAACCTTCTAATTGAAAATCGTGAAGAATTGTCTATAAAAAATTCCAAAAGAATGAACCTAAATCATGAAATTTTTTACGAAGGAGCTCATTTCCTGAGAGACATAAAATCAAAGGATATTACTTTAAAAACTGAAAAAGATTCAAAATTCATAAAGGTTTCCCGTGAAAATTTCCCTTACCTAGGTATCTGGCAGCCAAAGGATGCTCCCTTTTTGTGTATAGAACCATGGCACGGATTAGCCGAACCTGCTAGTTTCTCTGAAGATTTTAGTAAAAAAGAACTTATTATTTCATTAGAAAAATGTCAGGAGCATTCAGCATCGCTAACATTTACTGTATAA
- a CDS encoding acylphosphatase, with product MKGRVQGVGFRFFTYHIANEYKIKGWVKNLWNGNVEIVAQGESKYIEVFKKLLEEGPASSRVKGIEEDVFDGKKYDGFNIEY from the coding sequence GTGAAAGGGCGTGTACAAGGAGTAGGCTTTAGGTTTTTTACCTATCATATAGCCAATGAATATAAGATAAAAGGATGGGTGAAAAATCTCTGGAACGGAAATGTGGAGATAGTAGCCCAGGGGGAGTCCAAGTATATAGAGGTATTTAAAAAACTTTTGGAGGAGGGTCCAGCTTCTTCTAGGGTAAAGGGTATAGAGGAAGACGTCTTTGATGGTAAAAAATACGATGGTTTCAACATAGAATATTGA
- the aroB gene encoding 3-dehydroquinate synthase: protein MKEIRMDLGDRSYPILLDKGIIGELKNYVTKYEKIILVSNTKVGALYSEKVLDILENTGKNISYFEISDGEEHKSIESAFGIYDFMVENDFDRSSLIISLGGGVITDLGGYVAATYMRGIDFIQIPTSLLSQVDASIGGKVAVNHPKAKNLIGAFYQPKLVLIDVDFLKTLPEKEFKAGMGEIIKHSFLKDDDYYDYLVENAQAVKDLQPEEIIEVIKRSCVIKKNIVEEDEKEKGIRAIVNLGHTYAHALETATEYKGYSHGEAVAKGIIYEILLSQKLGYVEKEFLDRGKIIFDKYEIDCEPVKIEIERLIALMKKDKKNTGGKIKFVLPTGKGTVSVEDVSEDIIREINQEIDNRVIKGVVDIGTNSCRLFISEVEKNENKYSIKRKFRKYLEITKLGEDVNKNGYLLDSAINRTVDVLKNYSEKMASYGVAEKLVCATSATRDSSNREDFIRKVKNESGLEIKCITGDEEASLSFKGASDDIEGELLLIDIGGGSTEFINGSKNDINFMKSFDIGAVRVTEKFFVNDNHCEENIKLAEQWVKSQIKEAKDLSKRDFILVGVAGTVTTNVTVYEKMVDYDPEKVHMYNLTMANVEENIKLYLSKNIEERKKIKGLPPKRAEVIIAGTFILKWIMETLERDEILVSENDILEGMMES from the coding sequence ATGAAAGAGATAAGAATGGACTTGGGGGATAGGAGCTATCCGATACTTTTAGATAAAGGAATAATAGGTGAACTTAAAAATTATGTAACTAAATATGAAAAGATAATTTTGGTGTCAAATACAAAAGTAGGAGCTCTTTATTCTGAAAAAGTTTTGGATATTCTGGAAAACACCGGGAAAAATATAAGTTATTTTGAGATAAGTGACGGAGAAGAACATAAGAGCATAGAGAGTGCCTTTGGAATATATGATTTTATGGTGGAAAATGATTTTGACAGAAGCTCCCTTATAATAAGTCTTGGAGGTGGAGTGATAACAGATCTAGGTGGATATGTAGCTGCGACTTACATGAGGGGAATTGACTTTATACAGATTCCTACATCCCTGCTCTCACAGGTAGATGCAAGTATAGGGGGGAAGGTAGCTGTAAACCATCCTAAAGCCAAGAATCTTATAGGGGCTTTTTATCAGCCAAAACTTGTTTTGATCGATGTGGACTTTTTGAAAACTCTTCCTGAAAAAGAATTTAAGGCAGGAATGGGTGAGATTATAAAACATTCATTTTTGAAAGATGATGATTATTATGATTATCTAGTGGAGAATGCACAGGCTGTGAAAGATCTGCAGCCAGAAGAAATTATAGAAGTAATAAAAAGATCTTGTGTGATAAAGAAGAATATAGTAGAAGAGGACGAAAAAGAAAAAGGGATAAGAGCAATCGTAAATCTAGGACATACTTATGCCCACGCCTTAGAGACGGCAACTGAATACAAAGGATATTCCCACGGTGAAGCTGTTGCAAAGGGGATAATATATGAGATACTATTGTCCCAAAAGTTAGGTTATGTAGAAAAAGAATTTTTAGATAGAGGTAAAATTATATTTGATAAGTATGAAATTGATTGTGAGCCTGTAAAAATAGAGATTGAAAGACTTATTGCCCTTATGAAGAAAGATAAGAAAAACACAGGCGGGAAAATAAAGTTCGTACTGCCTACAGGAAAGGGAACTGTATCTGTAGAGGATGTATCTGAAGATATAATAAGAGAAATAAATCAAGAAATTGATAATAGAGTTATAAAGGGAGTTGTGGATATAGGAACAAATTCCTGCAGATTGTTTATATCTGAAGTGGAGAAAAACGAAAATAAATATTCTATAAAACGAAAATTTCGTAAATATCTTGAAATAACAAAACTAGGAGAAGATGTTAATAAAAACGGTTATCTTTTAGACAGCGCAATAAACAGAACTGTGGATGTACTGAAAAATTATTCTGAAAAAATGGCCAGCTATGGAGTAGCAGAAAAACTGGTGTGTGCAACCTCTGCCACCAGAGATTCATCAAACAGAGAAGACTTTATAAGGAAGGTAAAAAATGAGTCAGGTCTTGAGATAAAATGTATCACAGGAGATGAAGAGGCAAGCTTAAGTTTTAAAGGAGCCTCAGATGATATAGAAGGAGAGCTTCTCTTGATTGATATAGGAGGAGGAAGCACAGAGTTTATAAACGGTTCTAAAAACGATATAAACTTTATGAAAAGTTTTGATATAGGGGCTGTCAGAGTAACAGAGAAATTCTTTGTAAATGACAATCATTGTGAAGAAAATATAAAACTTGCTGAACAGTGGGTCAAGAGTCAGATAAAAGAGGCAAAGGATTTAAGTAAAAGGGATTTTATTCTTGTAGGAGTTGCCGGGACAGTTACAACTAATGTAACTGTCTATGAAAAAATGGTTGATTATGATCCTGAAAAGGTTCACATGTATAATCTTACAATGGCCAATGTAGAAGAAAATATAAAGTTATATTTATCAAAAAATATAGAGGAAAGAAAAAAAATAAAAGGACTTCCCCCTAAACGTGCCGAAGTAATAATTGCAGGGACTTTTATTCTGAAATGGATAATGGAAACTCTAGAAAGAGATGAAATATTAGTTTCTGAAAATGATATTTTAGAGGGGATGATGGAAAGCTAA
- the metK gene encoding methionine adenosyltransferase, which yields MENKIFFTSECVSPGHPDKIADQVSDAVLDACIAEDPNSRVACEVFCTTGQVVVGGEITTNTYVDVQKIVRDKIEEIGYKQGMGFDSDCGVLNAIHSQSPDIAMGVDIGGAGDQGIMFGGAVKETPELMPLALVLAREIIVKYTRMARSKEIIWGRPDAKSQVTLAYNKNGTVDHVDTVVVSVQHNPEVSQEEIHETIIEKVVKPVLEKYKMNPGRVKHYHINPTGRFVIGGPHGDAGLTGRKIIVDTYGGYFRHGGGAFSGKDPSKVDRSAAYAARWVAKNIVAAELAEKCEIQLSYAIGVVEPTSIKVDTFGTGKIEEVKLAEIVQKVFDLSPRGIELALELRSGNFKYQDLAAFGHIGRTDIDLPWERTNKVEAIKKLV from the coding sequence ATGGAAAACAAAATATTTTTTACTTCAGAATGTGTTTCACCGGGCCATCCTGATAAGATAGCCGACCAGGTATCAGATGCAGTGCTAGACGCCTGCATAGCAGAAGACCCAAATTCTAGGGTAGCCTGCGAAGTGTTTTGTACAACAGGTCAGGTAGTGGTAGGAGGAGAGATAACTACCAATACATATGTAGATGTACAAAAGATAGTAAGAGACAAGATAGAAGAGATCGGATACAAGCAGGGAATGGGATTTGACTCAGACTGCGGAGTGCTTAATGCAATTCACTCACAGTCACCTGATATAGCCATGGGTGTAGATATCGGAGGAGCAGGAGACCAGGGAATAATGTTCGGAGGAGCTGTAAAAGAAACTCCTGAACTTATGCCTTTAGCCCTTGTTCTTGCAAGGGAGATAATTGTAAAATATACAAGAATGGCAAGATCTAAAGAGATAATCTGGGGAAGACCAGACGCAAAGTCTCAGGTAACTCTTGCGTATAATAAAAACGGGACTGTAGATCATGTTGATACAGTAGTAGTATCTGTACAGCATAACCCTGAAGTAAGTCAGGAAGAGATCCATGAAACAATAATAGAAAAGGTAGTAAAACCTGTCCTTGAAAAATATAAGATGAACCCTGGAAGAGTAAAGCATTATCATATCAATCCAACAGGAAGATTCGTAATCGGAGGACCTCACGGAGATGCAGGACTTACAGGAAGAAAGATAATAGTAGATACTTACGGTGGATACTTTAGACACGGTGGAGGAGCTTTCTCAGGAAAGGACCCTTCAAAGGTGGACAGGTCTGCCGCTTATGCAGCAAGATGGGTAGCTAAGAATATAGTTGCTGCAGAACTTGCAGAAAAGTGTGAAATACAGCTTTCTTATGCTATAGGGGTAGTAGAGCCTACATCTATAAAAGTAGATACCTTTGGAACAGGAAAGATAGAAGAGGTAAAATTAGCTGAGATAGTGCAAAAGGTATTTGACCTAAGTCCTAGAGGAATAGAACTAGCCTTAGAGCTAAGATCAGGAAACTTTAAGTATCAGGATCTTGCAGCCTTCGGTCATATAGGAAGGACAGACATAGATCTTCCTTGGGAAAGAACAAATAAGGTAGAAGCTATAAAAAAACTTGTATAG
- the speE gene encoding polyamine aminopropyltransferase: MLNLWFTEEWTPECRFSIKIKEHFHTEKSPFQQLDFFDSYEFGKFFTLDGIMMANEKDEFVYHDMISHVALATNPNIKKVLVIGGGDGGTVREITRYSHIEKIDMVEIDERVVRLCQKYLVQTSCKLEDPRVNLYFQDGLKFVEDAKEKSYDLILVDSTDPIGPGEGLFTKKFYTNCFRALSEDGILINQHESPYFDKEAGQMKRAHKRIKDLFPISKVYQFHIPTYPSGHWLFGFASKKYDPIADHKPEEWEKFGLKTKYYNSEIHKASFALPTFVKEMLEESE; the protein is encoded by the coding sequence ATGCTTAATCTTTGGTTTACAGAGGAGTGGACACCAGAGTGTAGATTTTCTATAAAAATAAAAGAGCATTTTCATACAGAAAAAAGTCCTTTTCAGCAGTTGGATTTTTTTGATTCTTATGAGTTTGGAAAGTTCTTTACCCTTGACGGAATTATGATGGCCAATGAAAAGGATGAGTTTGTGTATCATGATATGATCTCACATGTGGCCCTCGCAACTAATCCAAATATAAAAAAAGTTCTTGTTATTGGTGGTGGAGACGGAGGAACTGTGAGGGAGATAACTAGATATTCTCACATAGAAAAAATAGATATGGTGGAGATAGATGAAAGAGTAGTCAGACTCTGTCAGAAATATCTTGTACAGACATCTTGCAAGTTAGAGGACCCTAGGGTAAACCTTTATTTTCAAGACGGACTGAAGTTTGTAGAAGATGCAAAAGAAAAAAGTTATGACCTTATACTTGTTGACTCTACTGATCCAATAGGTCCTGGAGAGGGTCTTTTTACAAAGAAATTTTACACAAACTGTTTTAGAGCTCTTTCTGAAGATGGGATTCTTATAAACCAGCACGAAAGTCCTTATTTTGATAAAGAGGCAGGACAGATGAAAAGGGCTCACAAGAGAATAAAAGACCTTTTCCCAATTTCCAAGGTATATCAATTTCATATTCCCACTTATCCTTCAGGACACTGGCTTTTTGGATTTGCATCTAAGAAATATGATCCTATAGCAGATCATAAACCTGAAGAGTGGGAAAAATTTGGACTTAAAACTAAATATTACAATTCTGAGATTCACAAGGCTTCCTTTGCTCTGCCTACTTTCGTAAAGGAAATGCTCGAAGAGTCTGAATAA
- a CDS encoding TetR/AcrR family transcriptional regulator, whose protein sequence is MQVKKESVYKDIYNSALNEFWKNGYEKTTMRSIAESSGITLGNIYRYFPNKASLFETIIGSTYVNFLNIFDSYHNKLSKMTHEQKLSFYVELISNFLIYNKKKLAILFAGSKGTKFEDFEQKIIENFKNISIKRAEILNTEEGIVIEDQEIHSFIAESLFFSLKKIAFIFEEEEKIRKYLTKIIPGSYTDLLRKMGSKSSD, encoded by the coding sequence TTGCAAGTAAAAAAAGAATCAGTTTATAAAGATATTTACAACTCTGCTTTAAATGAGTTTTGGAAAAATGGTTATGAAAAAACTACAATGAGAAGTATCGCAGAAAGTTCTGGTATAACCTTAGGAAATATATACAGATATTTCCCAAATAAGGCCTCTCTTTTTGAGACAATTATCGGATCCACTTATGTTAATTTTTTAAATATCTTTGATTCATATCACAATAAATTATCAAAAATGACTCATGAACAAAAGCTTTCATTTTATGTAGAATTAATCTCAAATTTCCTCATATACAACAAGAAAAAACTTGCTATACTTTTTGCAGGTAGTAAAGGAACAAAATTTGAAGATTTCGAGCAAAAAATTATTGAAAATTTTAAAAATATCTCTATAAAAAGAGCTGAAATTTTAAATACCGAAGAGGGTATTGTTATTGAAGATCAGGAAATACACTCTTTTATAGCTGAAAGTTTGTTTTTTTCCCTAAAAAAAATTGCCTTTATCTTTGAAGAAGAGGAGAAAATACGAAAATATTTAACAAAAATAATACCAGGTTCTTATACAGATCTTCTGAGGAAGATGGGAAGTAAAAGCAGCGATTAA
- a CDS encoding MipA/OmpV family protein produces MKKILTVILILAAAPISIFASETNLSIGGGAGVGTSPYKGVNYNNFFVPYFDITYNDFYLRGVELGYNMYQEDAFTMSLFANPMGGYKVDASDLSSGYDNIDDRNYQIEGGIKIIYDTSWYDLKLGGFASLGEEGGSIEAFAFKSYFLTDRFSIIPKVYIKYLSEEYTDYYFGVTQTEASKNSKISNSYSPEQTYTFGVDLGAEYIVTEHISLVGFFGLEKLSDEICDSPIVEEDILYKVGVGAKYIF; encoded by the coding sequence ATGAAAAAAATTTTAACAGTTATTCTAATTTTAGCTGCGGCCCCGATTAGCATTTTTGCTTCTGAAACCAACCTAAGCATAGGTGGGGGAGCAGGAGTAGGCACAAGCCCTTACAAAGGGGTTAATTACAATAATTTCTTTGTTCCTTACTTTGATATTACATATAATGATTTTTACCTAAGAGGGGTAGAGCTTGGATACAATATGTATCAGGAGGATGCCTTCACTATGTCCCTTTTTGCCAATCCCATGGGAGGGTACAAAGTCGATGCTTCTGATTTAAGCAGCGGCTATGATAATATCGATGACAGGAATTATCAGATTGAAGGTGGGATAAAAATCATATACGACACTAGCTGGTATGATCTTAAGTTAGGAGGATTTGCTTCTTTAGGAGAAGAGGGGGGAAGTATAGAGGCTTTTGCCTTTAAATCTTATTTTTTAACTGACCGTTTCTCAATTATACCTAAGGTATATATAAAATATCTAAGCGAAGAATACACCGACTATTACTTTGGGGTAACCCAGACAGAAGCCAGTAAAAATTCAAAAATAAGCAATTCTTACTCGCCAGAACAAACATACACATTTGGGGTAGATTTAGGAGCAGAATATATTGTCACCGAGCATATATCCCTTGTTGGATTTTTCGGATTAGAAAAACTTTCAGATGAAATATGCGACTCTCCTATAGTAGAAGAAGATATCCTCTACAAGGTGGGAGTGGGAGCAAAGTATATATTCTAA